A portion of the Micromonospora tarapacensis genome contains these proteins:
- a CDS encoding mechanosensitive ion channel family protein: protein MPETLAVRQVNIGDAVADMWRSVLLFVPRAIAFIAILVVGWLIARAVLKIVDAALERVGFDRAVERGGIKRALERTKYDASDILAKLAYYAVLLFTLQFAFGVWGPNAISDLIAGVVAWLPRAFVAIVIVVVAFAIANAVRDLVTGALGGMSYGRVLADLSAIFVIALGIIAALNQVGIATTVTQPVLIAVLATVAGILIVGVGGGLVRPMQSRWEGWLNRVAEESRYIRDQRQGAEAGRGDTQRQMADRTGAERTQASSGQESSMAGGRGTYQSGNTGDETQQFRP, encoded by the coding sequence ATGCCGGAAACCCTCGCGGTCAGGCAGGTCAACATCGGTGACGCCGTGGCCGACATGTGGAGGTCGGTGCTGCTGTTCGTGCCGCGGGCCATCGCGTTCATCGCGATCCTGGTGGTCGGATGGCTCATCGCCAGAGCCGTGCTCAAAATCGTCGACGCGGCACTGGAACGGGTGGGGTTCGACCGAGCGGTCGAACGGGGCGGTATCAAGCGTGCCCTGGAGCGGACGAAGTACGACGCCAGTGACATCCTGGCGAAACTGGCGTACTACGCCGTGCTGCTGTTCACGCTGCAGTTCGCCTTCGGGGTGTGGGGCCCCAACGCGATCAGCGACCTGATCGCGGGCGTGGTGGCGTGGCTGCCACGCGCCTTCGTAGCGATCGTGATCGTGGTGGTCGCGTTCGCCATCGCCAACGCGGTCCGGGATCTCGTCACCGGAGCGCTCGGTGGCATGTCGTACGGGCGGGTGCTGGCCGACCTGTCGGCGATCTTCGTGATCGCACTGGGGATCATCGCGGCGCTGAACCAGGTGGGTATCGCCACCACCGTCACCCAGCCCGTGCTGATCGCGGTCCTCGCCACGGTGGCCGGCATCCTGATCGTCGGTGTCGGCGGTGGCCTGGTGCGGCCGATGCAGAGCCGCTGGGAGGGCTGGCTCAACCGGGTGGCCGAGGAGTCACGGTACATCCGCGACCAGCGGCAGGGGGCCGAGGCGGGTCGCGGCGACACGCAGCGGCAGATGGCCGACCGCACGGGCGCCGAGCGTACCCAGGCGTCGTCGGGACAGGAGTCCTCGATGGCCGGGGGACGCGGCACCTACCAGTCCGGGAACACCGGCGACGAGACCCAGCAGTTCCGGCCGTAA
- a CDS encoding ATP-binding SpoIIE family protein phosphatase codes for MPGTVGRVPTPAGPVPDAAAGAAHIVGHHRWSATALGPYETWDADLRAAVEVVLASPAPMALHLGDQLLLLYNEAYAALIRDRHPQAVGRPTADVFAEVWQRPGIGDVVEHTYRTGEPFLEKEIPLPLHRPPDGLEHAVYTRACSPVRDSRGRVAGVLSVVAETSPATRHLQGLSDFAAALSGTLTLDDVARVALRHAITSFDADRVSFAIDDTGGGSGWRMVRRVRGELVDEADERLPPLWRRGPADWPVPAVVGARSGQASFIDDGQPLHEIAVDRHDQKVRALAVMPLRASVVRGALSVGYRSPHAWSTAERALLTASAELVGQATDRARRFETQHGTAQLLQRSMLPENLPVLPRLRIAARYDPGVDGNAAGGDFYDAFVLPNGDLGVVLGDVAGHDVQAAARMGQVRAALRALALNDHRPDQVLSGLDRLVSSLGAEAGTHELFVTVAFGVIDVERGRLTLASAGHPAPLVRRCTPAGDSRAEYLDVPSGAPLGIGYRPATRTADFSPGDTLLLFSDGVVERRRQGLSHGLARLAESVAAAPSGDPRSLCAVASAAVPGTTEDDVAVLAVEYALRPSRSARMEVPAEPTAPSRVRHWMTAQLAQWRVAESVIGAAVLCTSELTTNALLHAGTAARVEVDLSPERLLVSVADQGSRGTVTRARTETLSSRGRGLGLIEELSDAWGTDPTVRGSTVWFEILLPQ; via the coding sequence ATGCCAGGAACGGTCGGGCGAGTCCCCACGCCAGCAGGCCCCGTCCCGGACGCGGCGGCGGGGGCCGCGCACATCGTCGGCCACCACCGCTGGAGTGCCACCGCGCTCGGTCCGTACGAGACCTGGGATGCCGACCTCCGGGCGGCCGTCGAGGTCGTGCTCGCCTCGCCCGCGCCGATGGCGCTGCACCTCGGCGACCAGTTGCTGCTCCTCTACAACGAGGCGTACGCCGCACTGATCCGCGACCGACATCCGCAGGCGGTGGGGCGGCCCACCGCCGACGTCTTCGCGGAGGTCTGGCAGCGCCCGGGCATCGGCGACGTGGTCGAGCACACCTACCGCACCGGTGAGCCCTTCCTGGAGAAGGAGATCCCCCTTCCGTTGCACCGGCCCCCCGACGGGCTGGAACACGCGGTCTACACCAGGGCCTGCTCTCCCGTTCGGGACAGCCGCGGCCGGGTCGCCGGCGTGCTGTCCGTGGTCGCCGAGACCAGTCCGGCGACGCGGCACCTCCAGGGGCTCAGCGACTTCGCCGCGGCGCTGTCCGGCACCCTCACGCTGGACGACGTGGCACGGGTGGCGCTGCGCCACGCGATCACCTCGTTCGACGCCGACCGCGTCTCCTTCGCGATCGACGACACCGGCGGCGGCAGCGGGTGGCGGATGGTCCGGCGGGTCCGGGGCGAACTGGTGGACGAGGCGGACGAACGGCTGCCCCCGTTGTGGCGGCGCGGCCCGGCGGACTGGCCGGTTCCGGCGGTGGTCGGCGCGCGCAGCGGGCAGGCCAGCTTCATCGACGACGGCCAGCCGCTGCACGAGATCGCGGTCGATCGACACGACCAGAAGGTCCGCGCCCTGGCGGTGATGCCGCTGCGGGCGTCCGTGGTCCGGGGCGCGCTGAGCGTCGGCTACCGGTCCCCGCACGCCTGGTCCACGGCGGAACGGGCGCTGCTCACCGCGTCGGCCGAACTGGTCGGGCAGGCCACCGACCGGGCCCGTCGCTTCGAGACCCAGCACGGCACCGCCCAGCTGTTGCAGCGCAGCATGCTGCCGGAGAATCTGCCGGTCCTGCCGCGCCTGCGGATCGCGGCGCGCTACGACCCCGGCGTCGACGGCAACGCCGCGGGCGGGGACTTCTACGACGCGTTCGTGCTGCCCAACGGTGACCTGGGGGTGGTGCTGGGCGACGTCGCCGGCCATGACGTGCAGGCGGCCGCCCGGATGGGCCAGGTCCGCGCGGCGCTGCGGGCGTTGGCGCTCAACGACCACCGGCCCGACCAGGTGCTCAGCGGGCTGGACCGCCTGGTCAGCAGCCTCGGCGCCGAGGCCGGCACGCACGAGTTGTTCGTCACCGTGGCCTTCGGCGTCATCGACGTCGAGCGTGGCAGGCTCACGCTGGCCAGTGCCGGCCATCCGGCGCCGCTGGTGCGGCGCTGCACACCGGCCGGCGACTCGCGGGCCGAGTACCTCGACGTGCCGTCCGGCGCCCCGCTGGGCATCGGCTACCGGCCCGCGACGCGTACCGCCGACTTCTCGCCCGGCGACACGCTGCTGCTGTTCAGCGACGGCGTGGTGGAACGCCGCCGGCAGGGGCTGTCGCACGGGCTGGCCCGGCTGGCGGAGTCGGTGGCCGCGGCGCCCAGCGGTGATCCGCGGTCGCTGTGCGCCGTGGCCTCCGCGGCGGTGCCGGGCACCACCGAGGACGACGTGGCCGTGCTCGCCGTCGAGTACGCGCTGCGACCGAGCCGGTCCGCGCGGATGGAGGTGCCCGCCGAGCCGACGGCGCCGAGCCGGGTGCGGCACTGGATGACCGCCCAGCTCGCGCAGTGGCGGGTGGCCGAGTCCGTGATCGGCGCGGCGGTCCTCTGCACCAGCGAGCTGACCACGAACGCGCTGCTGCACGCCGGCACGGCGGCCCGGGTGGAGGTCGACCTCAGCCCCGAACGCCTGCTCGTGTCGGTGGCCGACCAGGGCTCCCGCGGCACGGTCACCCGAGCCCGGACGGAGACGTTGAGCAGCCGGGGGCGCGGTCTGGGCCTGATCGAGGAGTTGAGTGACGCCTGGGGCACCGATCCCACCGTGCGGGGCTCGACGGTCTGGTTCGAGATCCTCCTCCCGCAGTAG
- a CDS encoding NAD(P)/FAD-dependent oxidoreductase, whose translation MDPGRSGVVVVGAGIAGVACAGELLRAGVPVQIRERARATGGRMASRRFDGRPADLGAAYLTVSDPDFAEVVRGWQAAGLAREWTDTFVAYGGRGRREVRGPMRWAAPLGLRSLVEQLARALPVVVDRLVLGVEPGPAVDGAPCAAAVLAMPGPQAALLLDPALAAATEAVRRQRWSPTLAAVLRFRTRRWSDFRGAFVNDHPLLSLVCDDGDRRGDGAPVLVAHTTPEFAAGHLAQPTGAAPAVEAAVRDLLALPDPAEHVHVHRWTYARPTAGSDAGFHLDDDGIGLAGDVFGEPRVQTAWRSGRDLGRALARRLA comes from the coding sequence ATGGACCCTGGCCGGTCGGGTGTCGTGGTGGTCGGTGCCGGCATCGCCGGGGTGGCGTGCGCCGGGGAACTGCTGCGCGCCGGCGTACCGGTCCAGATCCGGGAACGGGCGAGGGCGACCGGCGGTCGGATGGCCAGCAGGCGCTTCGACGGGCGCCCCGCCGACCTCGGCGCCGCCTACCTGACGGTGAGCGATCCGGACTTCGCGGAGGTGGTCCGCGGTTGGCAGGCCGCCGGGCTGGCCCGCGAATGGACGGACACCTTCGTCGCGTACGGCGGCAGAGGCCGGCGTGAGGTCCGTGGCCCGATGCGCTGGGCGGCCCCGCTCGGGCTGCGCTCGCTTGTGGAACAGCTGGCCCGCGCCCTGCCCGTGGTGGTCGACCGGCTGGTACTCGGCGTCGAACCGGGGCCGGCGGTGGACGGCGCGCCATGCGCGGCGGCGGTGCTGGCGATGCCGGGGCCGCAGGCCGCCCTGCTGCTCGACCCGGCCCTGGCCGCCGCCACGGAGGCGGTGCGGCGGCAGCGGTGGTCTCCCACGCTGGCCGCGGTGCTGCGATTCCGGACCCGACGGTGGAGCGACTTCCGGGGCGCCTTCGTCAACGACCATCCGCTGCTCAGCCTGGTCTGCGACGACGGCGACCGGCGCGGCGACGGGGCGCCCGTCCTGGTCGCCCACACCACGCCGGAGTTCGCCGCCGGGCACCTCGCCCAACCCACCGGTGCCGCACCGGCTGTCGAAGCGGCCGTCCGCGACCTGCTCGCGCTGCCCGACCCGGCGGAGCACGTGCACGTGCACCGCTGGACGTACGCCAGGCCCACCGCCGGCTCCGACGCCGGCTTCCACCTGGACGACGACGGGATCGGCCTGGCCGGCGACGTGTTCGGCGAACCTCGGGTGCAGACCGCGTGGCGCTCCGGCCGCGACCTCGGGCGAGCCCTGGCCCGCCGGCTGGCCTGA